The DNA window TCCATGATATCGGATTTACAATCCATGGCAACTGCACATATGTTCATCTTACCATTTCTTATGCCCAACATCTTAATTGCCTGTGATATTTGTCTCTGTCCCGATGTTCTCACACATATCTCAAGGCCCATGTCAGACGCAATATTTTCATTTCTTGAAAAGGATTTAATTGCATGTACGGTGGAATTGAGCACATGTTGAACTCCTGCTACTGCATCTGCATCCATTAACTGAATTACACAACCAGAATAGTTTAGTTTTAACTCTTCCATAACAGCTTTGAAGTTGGTTAAGTCTGATTTAAATCCTGCTATTTGAATTCTTTTTGTATCAATTTCCTCGCTGGTTTTGTTATTCATTACCTGCATTCCTCCAGCTAAGTATGTAAAATATTGAGTCCTTGAGATGTTCTGCTCTGAAAGAGACGTAAACTCCTATGACTCCTTGGAAAAATTTTGAAACTGCAAAAATTAATTCAAGGAGTATGAAGATCTGGATTATGAAAATTATTATGGATCCCAGATTCACCGCTGTGAAACTTAAGTTGGATATGTTAATGAAACTGTGGGTAATGTAATCCATTACAAAGAGCAAAAACAGCCCCACTATGAACTGTACAGTTGACATGAAAAAATTTTCTCCAGCTTTTATCATGGATTTCTTGACTTTTTCATGCATTTCACTGAGAGCCATGATGTATGTGAAGCTGAGTAAAGATAATGTGGCTGTAACAAGGACAAAAACCTCAATGAACCCGGTTATTTCACCATAATCCTGGATTTTAATTGCTCCCAACAACCAAGGCACTAAAAATCCTATGGTGAGAATTATTCCCATGTAGGTGGTGATTAAATTACCAAGTACGCTAAAAAACCTTTTAACGCCTGAAAATTTAGCATTTAAATCTTTTAAGTTCATTTTCAATACCATATATGTAATTTACAATGGGAATATATTGAAGATTTTATGTTTTGTCCTTTTCTTCAGATTCCTTGATCTTTTGATCGCTGACGATTTTGTTTACTCCACCCAATACTGCTTCCACACTTGCCATGATGATGTCTGGTTGTGTGCTTCTTGCAGTGACTATGTTGTCTCCATTTTTGAGTTTTACAACAACATCGATGAGGGCATCTGTTCCTCCTGTGATGGCGTCCACATGGTACTCTTCGAGCTGTATATCTGCAACATCCATTATGCTCTTCTTGATTGCAACGATTGCTGCGTCTACTGGACCTACACCTACACCTGCTTCTACCTTCTCTGAGCCATCTACGTTGATCTTGACTGATGCTGTTGGTGTAACCTTATTTCCAGATACTATTGTTAGTTCTTCCAGTTCTACCGGTTTTTCTGCTAAAACGCCCAGAGCATCCTCTGCTATTGCCTGTAAATCCACATCTGTAACGCATTTGCCCATGTCTCCAAGGGCTTTAACCCTCTGGAATATCTGTTCAAATCTGGCATCATCCACCCTCAGACCCATCTCTTTGATCCTTTTCCTGATTATGTGGGATCCCACATGTTTCCCCATGACAAATCTTCGTTTATGTCCCACAAGTTCTGGTGTTATTGGTTCGTAGGTTTCTGCCTTCTTTATAACTCCATCCGAGTGAATGCCGGATTCATGTGCAAATGCATTTTCTCCCACAATTGCTTTGTTTGGCTGTAAATAAATTCCAGTCATTCTTGCAACTGTTTTAGAAGTTTCGTACAACATCTCGATGTTGATATTTGTTTTGGAGTTGTAGAGTGAGTACAATGACACCACAACTTCTTCGAGGGATGCGTTTCCAGCACGTTCACCTATACCATTGACTGTGACGTGGGCTTGGCTTGCCCCTCCCCTAAGTCCAGAAAGAGTATTTGCTACTGCCAAACCAAAATCGTTGTGGCAGTGGGCGCTCAACGGAACACCGAGTTGAGTTAAGCCCCCATAAAATTCATAGGCCTTTTCTGGTGTCAACATTCCCACAGTATCACAGGCACATATTCTTCGAGCACCTGCTTCTATTCCTTCATTAAAAACTTGTTTTAGATAGTTATAATCACTTCTAGTGGCATCTTCTGCCGAAAGTTCAACCAAAAGTCCGTTGTCAACAGCATATTCCACTGCATCAATTGCTGTGGCTTTGACTTCTTCCCTGGTTTTTCTTAGTTTGTGCTCGATGTGCAGATCTGATGTTGGAACAACCAGGTGTACACTGTCAACCCCACATTCGAGGGCAGCATCTACATCAATTCTCATTGCCCTGGCGAAACTGCATATTTCAGCTGAAAGTCCCTCTGAAACTATTGATTTTATTCCTTCCCTTTCTCCTGAAGATGTGATGGCAGATCCTGCTTCTATAACATCCACTCCAAGATTATCCAGTTTAACTGCTATTCTTAATTTTTGATCTGGAGTTAAGGATACTCCTGGAGTTTGTTCTCCATCCCTTAATGTTGTATCAAATATTCTGGCTTTCAAAATTACCCCTCCAGTTATTATAATTTAAATGTATCATTTGGATGTGTATGTTCAATCCAAATTTTCCCCAAATAACAAATTCAGCTACCCCGATGTTTAAATTAAATTAAGTTTTTTTGCGATAAATTCTTTTTTGTAAGCAGTGATATGACTCTTGTTAAACTTTTATGCATTCTTATGTGGTGTTGTTCTATTATTTCAAAGTTTGTATCCTTTATTAAACCCTTAATATCCATGTAATGCGGTGTTGCCATGCATATTTTTCCCTTTTCTTTGAGTAAGCCATCCATATTTTTTAAAGCAGCTGAATACAGATTTGTACTGTCTTCTCCACCTGTTGATGCAGATATGCCGTAGGGTGGATCTGTGACAATGGCATTTACCCTGGTTTCCAGATGAATTTTCTTTGCATCTTCTCTAAAGATTTTGTAGTTTTTAAAACCACAATATTCAAGATTGCTCTTTGTACCTTGAACCATCTTATAATCTAGATCTGACCCTATAAGCTTAGCTCCCAAGATACCTGCTTCAATAAGGATTCCTCCAGTTCCACAAAATGGATCTAAAACTGTGTCATCTTCTTTGATCTCAGTTAGATTTACCATGCACCTTGCGAGTTTGGGACTCATTGATCCAGGGTAGAAAAATGGTCTTTTATGTGGTTTGAAGTTGTTGAAATGTTTTTTATCAATCTTAACTATTCTTTGTGTTAACAAAACAATTTCATCAAGGTATATCAACCTTATGAAACAATCCGGATCCTTTAAATTTACCTTCGAACCTTCGACAATAGAGTTTATGGTTCCCCCGATTTCTATTTCAATCTTTGATGTATCAAATTTGTCAGTTTTATCCATTCTCCTTGCCCTGACAACATAATCGTTAGTGATGATCCCATTCCAATCAACTTTTCCCACATCAGTGTTTAAGCTGGTTTTATCTGTTTCAATTAACAGTTTACAGAGTTCATGAGTATATGAAAGCCTTTTTCCAACTCTTTCCATGTATTTTTCATGTTCATTGGCTACTTCAACTATCAGTATTCCTTCGTACTGTTTTTTAAAATTGAAGGGTATTTCTTCCGCCCTTAAAACTGCCTCAATTTCTGCCCTTGGCAGGGTCTGATGTTCCTGTGATATTATGAAAACTATTTCCATAGGCCCATGATCCTCCTTGTAAGTAATTTAGGTACGATTGAAAAGAGAAGACCATTTTTTATCATTTCTTTTATGAGTGTGGATTGGGTGTCCATGTCCCCGTACTTTGAAATAAGCTCTTCTGCATTTCCTTGTTTGAGTTTGGTAAACATTTCATCTAGATCTTGGTTGTTCATTGATTCAAATATTTTCTGCACTTCTATCTGCACCCTAAGCTCATTTCTGAATCGTTTACTTATTTGATTCTCATATTCCTTAAGATAAGATATATCTTCCATCTCAACTGCTTTGGTTGCACATTCAGCTGCTATTTTAGCACATTCAAAACCAATTAACAATCCCCCACCAGTTGTTGGTTTAACTTGAGATGCTGCATCACCTAAGAGGATTGTTTTTTCGTCAACTATCTTCTTCTTAGGATCGTATTTTGGGATGTAACCCTGGTATTTTTGAATTATCCTAGCATTCTTAAACATGGGCTCGGTTGCCATTAACTTGGCCAGAACATTGTTGAGTTCAGTGTAGTTCATGTCAGCAAAAAGTCCTATTCTGGCAGTTGAACTTGTCAGTGGTATGGTCCATAAAAATCCTGGTGAAATTAAATCATCAACATGCAGATGTACATTTTCAAGATCAAATACGGGTATATCAGTTTCTATGAGGTACTGAGCCGCCATGAATGATCTAGGTTTCTCATTGAAATTGTTGGAGAGGGTTGATGAATGGCCATCTGCCCCCACAATGATATCTGCCTGGATCTTAGTTTCCTTTGTTTCTATGCATCCATTAAGATCTGAATGGATTACTTTGTGATTCATAAGGAGTTCGGCACCAGAATCAACTGCTAAATTAGCAAGGTACTTATCATATCCTACCCTGTCAATTACGTAGGCCTGAACATTTTCCTTTCCTACTTTCATCATGTTGTTGGAAGGTGAGTGAATGTATGCTCCTCGAACTTGATTTAACACATATTCATCTGGCAGAACATTTATTTCTTTAATCTTCTGCCCCAATAATCCTGCACATTGAAGTGGAATGCCTATTTCACGTTTTTTCTCCACCATCACAACATTTAAACCATTATCTGCAACATATCTTGCAAATGTAGATCCCACAGGCCCTGCTCCAACAACAGCAATGTCGTACTTCTTCATATTATATCCTCATCCATAAAATTTTGCTATCAGGATTCCTATCTGGAACGATCCCTAAAGAATAGAATTTATTTTTTTATAGGCTTGGAATTTAAACCTAATCAGATATAGTTAAATTATCTCTGGTTACAATCTGGTATGTTTAGTTTGATTATATAGCATTTGTTAATGTTAATAATTAAATATTAACTTCGCGGCCAGTACATGATTATAAATACTCCAAATAGGGCGATAGTTGCACCTATAATTTCAAATCTGTCAGGAGTTATTTTATCCACTTGCCATCCCCATAGAAGTGCCATAAAAATAAATATTCCACCATAGGCAGCATATACCCTTCCAAAGTTGGCTGGTTGTAGTGTGGGTATGACACCATAAAGAACCAGGATCACTGCACCGAGTATTGCGAATTCAATGCCCCTACCTTCCCTAATCCAGAGCCAAATAAGGTAGCCTCCCCCTATCTCAAATAAACCAGCCACCACAAAGTAAAATATTGATTTTAAGTATTCCATTTAATCACTTAACTTCAAATTTAGAGATTTTTTTTACGATGAAATAATTTATAGAAATGATCCTTGTAGGGACTATTTTGATTATGAATATTAGTAGTTGAATTCCGTAGTTCTTTTCCTGTTTAATTCATTTTCTTATGACAAAAAAAAGAAAATTTATAGTTTAAATTTTTTATCGTACTCCTCCATTATGGATCTTCCCGTGATTTTGGGTTCTTCTGTTTTTTTAGGAGCCTTAGTTTCAAATTCCGGCTCATCTCCATCTATCATTCTGTTGATGGTGTCCTCCACCTCACCAGGATTTGGGATATCTTCGAGTATTATGCTGGTATTGTCGTGCCCCCCAAACACTTCAATATCTCCAGAATAAGATATTCTTTCAATTACACTCTGGGATACAACTATGTCCTGAATTTTGTTGTAATGCATGTATGCTGATTTTTTCCTTATTACACCACTTCTCAGCATGACTCTCTGGTTTGTTAGGGTGTAGTACGTAGATCTCCAGGACAAGTAATTCCATAAGATCCAAACAAGGAGCAGCAGAATAACTATCACAATCAAGTCCGTTGTTCCTTCTACAAATGGTATGTTAATGAATGCTCCAACCCTTCCCTGAACCATAGCAGCATATTTTATCAAGGTTGTGAAGAAGTAAACTAGTATTAAAACTATTATAAATTTAATGATTGCAGATTTTAGACTTACAACAAATCTGGGCCTGGTTTTATATAATATTCTTTCTCCAGGAATTGAACTTCTTTTATTTCTATCAAACATGATTATCAAACCTTACTCTCTTGTTGATTATCTAAATATTTTATGTAGTAACAAACAGATTAATTACTCAGATGAAAGCCAAAACAATATTTGAAGAGAGGATAACAATTGGTGAAACCGAACTGAAGGTCAGTTCAGATTTAATGGTACCCGAACTTTCAAATTATATTATCAGTTTACGTTCACAGCTTAAAGGATATATCATGAAGAATCCAGAGTTTCTTACAAGTTTTGAACCGTTGACAGTCAAAGAAACGTTAGACAATAAATTAAGTCCTGATCATGGCCATACGAGTGAAGTTCCGTTGATAGTTAATTTAATGAGTAGGGCCGGGAGAAGGGCAGATGTTGGCCCTATGGCCGCCGTTGCAGGTACAATTTCCCAGCTTTTAATGGGGTTTATGGTTGAAAAAGGTGCCAATTTTATAATTATTGACAACGGTGGAGACATATCCCTTGAAATAAATAAAGATGTTGTGGTGGGACTGTATGCTGGAGAATCTTCCCTTTCAGGAGAACTGGGTTTTAAAATAAAACCTAAACAGACGCCCATGGGAATATGCACATCATCAGGAACTGTGGGTCATTCAATCAGCTTTGGACGGGCTGATTCTGTGACAGTCTTTGCAAATGAAGCTAGCATTGCAGATGCTCTAGCCACTTCGATCGCCAACGAAGCAAAAGGAACCAAAGACGAAGATGCTGTCCAACGATCCCTGGAGCATGCTGAAGAATTTAAGAAAGCCATGCGTGGTGTCATGGTGGTGGTTGGTGAATCTGCAGGAACACTTGGAAGGATCCCGCAGTTGGTTCAAACAGATAAAAAAGTAGTTCTAGGCGATCTCTTCGAAGTTTGATCTTCTTTTACCAGTTCCCTAGTGGATGAACCTTGACCAAAGTGCCCTTTTCAACTATCTCCACATTTTTTCCAATTTCAATGTAGCCATCAGCTTCAGCCAAGGAAGTTATTGCCCCAGAATCTTTTAAAATAGGTATTGCATTATCATCATCTACCTTAACAAGTAAAAAATGTTTTCTTCCTTTTGCAGGCCTGTATCTTCTTGAAAGCGGGATTTTTATGGTATTTGTTTTCCTTAATCGGGATTTCGTTTTAATTGAAGCCATGTCCTTAAGGAACGGTGCAAAAAATAGTTGGAAAACCATTGAAGCTGCAACAGGATTTCCTGGAAGTCCAACAACATACTTATCAACACCTTCATTTTCAAAACGCCCTATGATTGTGGGTTTGCCAGGTTTAACAGCTATTCCATGGACAAGTACCTCACCCAAATCATCCAGAACTTGTCTTAGAACATCCCCTCGACCTGCTGAAGTGCCTCCGGAAGTGATGATAAGATCCATATCTTGACACTCGATTATTTTTCGTTTCAGATCGTTGTAGTTATCCTTAACTATCTCAGTTTTGACTGGTATACAACCACAAGCTGTTACTGCACTCGAGATAGTTTGGGAGTTGATGTCAAATATTTTTCCATATTGGATTTCCTCATCATAACGTATCAATTCATTTCCCGTTGATATAACTGCTATTTCTGGTTTTTTGTAAACAGGAACTGTTTTCAAACCTATAGCACTTAAAACTCCTATTTTTTCGGGAGTTATTGTTGTTCCCTTCTTAAGTAGAAGTTCACCTTCCCCTATGTCTGAACCTTCCTTTGCAATGTTCTGACCCATTGTCACACTTTCATGTATGGAAATAATTCCATCCCTAACTTCTGTATATTCCACCATGACAACTGAATCTGCACCTTCAGGCAAAGGAGATCCTGTTCCCACTTCTGTGCAGAAGCCATTCTTTACAATTTCTTTTGGAACGTCCCCAGCACCTATAACTTCTAAAAGTCCCAATTTAACTGGTTCATCTTCGGAAGCTAAGAATGTATCTTCTGAAATAACAGCATATCCATCCATGGTTACCTTTCTAAAGGGCGGAAGATTTATTGTTGCATGTATGTCTTCTGCCAGCACTCGATACAGTGAGTTTTCTATTGAAACAGCTTCGTACTTTTTGATCGTCTGAAAATTACTGATGATTCCTTTGACATCATCGGGGTTTTTTATGTCTAGAAATTCGTTTCCCATATAAACACGTTCCATCCATTTCAATGAATCGGAATTAATATTTTAATTACTAAACTATGTTTTCCATCTATTTTAGTGTTTGGTATTAATCTTCGAGAACTTTTCAAATGCTCTTGCCAAACAAAAATATAAACCATTAAACACACTACTCTCCTTGAAGTTAGGATTTACTAAAATGAGTCATGTCTGGAGTAGTATATGATATTTGGATGTTTACTTCAATCATATGCCCATATGGTTTCAGGATCGTGCTCTTGTTAAGTTCCAATCTATATGTTTCCATAAATATTTAATTAAGATCAGTGGCTATTTAAAAACCTGCAAATGTAGCTGAATATTTAAAAATAGTCATTTTATGGCATATTTTTTGATGGGAACCACTGTCTGAATTGGAGGTGTAAAAAAAGCTTGAAAAATTAAAAATAGTATACATTCATGAAAACAAAGTTTTTAGAGTGTAGATCCTTCATCATCCAATGCAAATATGATCAAATAAAGACACCATCTTGTTCGATACATTTCCCAAGGTATGTGTTTAAGTTATTGAACCCTGAACCCTTTAAATCGTTCTTTAAATATTTTGTATCAAGAAATTTTGAAACAAAATCTGCTTGTAAAAGCTCTCTTATATATACCCCAAAACACTAAATAAAATAAGAAGGTTAAATGATCGATGCAGTATGTAATAAACTATTTATTGTTGTTAATATGATTTTACAATTTAAGTGAAAATTCATCATTATTCTGAAGATCAATATTAACTTCACAGAAAGGAGGAGAGTGTTTGACAAGAGGACAAAATCAAAGCCCACAAGAAGTTAGAAGAGTAAGGTCACCCCGCAGAGGGGAAATTCCAGGGGTAGTTGAGCAGATACTCGGCCATGGAAAACTAAAAGTCAGATGCGCAGATGGAAAGACTCGATTATCTAGGATTCCCGGAAAAATGAAAAAGAGGATCTGGATAAGGGAAGGAGATGTGGTTTTAATAAAGCCATGGGATTTCCAGAGCGATGAAAAAGCCGATGTTATATGGAGATACACCCGTACTGAAGCCAACTGGCTTGAAAGACGTGGTTACTTAAAACTCTAATAATCTTTTTATCAATACAAAAATGGTTTAGAATTTAAACAGTCCAATGAAAGGGACTGATAAAAATCCATACTATTTTAAACTTAAAATCTTTTAATCTACTAAGTTATTTCTATTAATACTGTCCATTAAAATGTTAATAGAGTAAATACTAATTTGAAATTGAGTAGAAGCATTTTGGTGAAATTAATGTGCTCTAAGGTATCGAAAGCAGATAATGACTTGAGAAAACTCCTATCTGAAAAGCGTTTAAAGGGTGATGAAGACAGAAAAGTGGGGAGTGAAGTTTTTGACAGGCTCACACTTGAAACCCTCTACAAACTTGCTAAGATGGGTTACGTTAACCAGCTTCAAGGAGCCATCAGTACAGGAAAGGAAGCTAATGTATTTAAAGGAGTAGATGATCAGGGAAATTTTGTTGCTGTGAAAATATACCGGGTAAGCACTTCAGATTTTAAAAAAATGCAACAGTATATCCAGGGAGATCCAAGATTCAATGTAAAAACTTCCAATAAACGCCAGATCATTAATACATGGGTTACTAAAGAAATGAGAAATCTTAAGCGAGCTCTCGAAGTTGGTGTGAAAGTACCAAAACCCCTGGTGGCAAAGAACAACGTTCTGGTCATGGAATTCATTGGTGATGATATTGGAAATCCTGCACAGTTAATGAGACAAACAATAATCTCAAATCCTGATTATGTTGCAGATAAAATACTGAATTATGTTAAAATACTTTATAATAATGCTAAACTTGTTCATGGTGATTTATCAGGTTACAATATTTTAATTGACGATGGAGAACCTGTTATTATTGACATTTCCCAAGGCGTCACAGTCGACAATCCAATATCAAGGGAGCTTTTAAATAGAGATATAACCAATTTAGTCAATGATTTTAAAAAAATGGGTGTTGAGATATCCAAAGATGAGATTAAAAGTAAAATTATGGATGTATGAGATTAGTAAAGTATATTATAAAGGATATGAATATATTTATATAAATTGAGGTGAGATCATGCCTAACACAGAATACCTCAAAATTCCCCGCGAAAGAGTAGGGGTCTTAATTGGGAAAAACGGCATTACTAAGGATGAAATTGAGAATTTGACTAAAACAGACATAAACATCGACAGTGAAACTGGAAGCATTTCAGTATCACCCACAGAAGCAACTGAAGACCCATTGGCTGTTTGGAAATCAAGATATATTGTTAAAGCTATTGGCAGAGGATTCAATCCAGAAATTTCTTTAAAACTTTTAAGTGATGAGACCCTCCTGGAAATAATTAATTTACCAGATTACGTTGGTAAATCCAAAAAGGCTATAATGAGACAGAAAGCCAGAATAATTGGTAAAGAAGGACGTACCAAGGATATTATCATTGACATGACTGGTGTTGATATTTCTATCTATGGAAAAACAGTTGCCATCATTGGAGGCATGGAACAAATACACATAGCCAAAGAAGCTGTTGAAATGATATTAAACGGTGTGAGGCACAAAACTGTTTATGCATTCCTTGAAAGGAAATCAAGGGATATGAAGATCCAAGAATTCCATAGAATTGCGAAGGATGAAACAGACATTACATAAATTCAAATTTATAGATTTTATAAATTTTTAAATACTTGATTATGGATCCATAATCATTTTAAGGAGGCTAAGTTTGGAGAGAGAAGCATCAGAACTTTTTGAAGAATTTAAGGAACTTACAGCATCTGAATTTTTCAGAAGGAACAAACAAATGCTGGGATTCTCAGGAAAAATAAGGTCCCTCACAATGGTATTTCACGAGCTGATAACCAACAGTTTCGATGCTGCAGAAGAGGCAGGAATCCAACCTGAAATATCCATAGACCTTAAGAGAGTTGACAAAGACCATTACATACTTAAACATAAAGATAATGGGCCAGGAATTCCAGAAAATTACATCACCAAAGTATACTGTACCATGTTTGCAGGTTCTAAGTTCAGGAACATTCAATCCAGGGGACAGCAAGGTTTAGGTTGCAGTGGATGTGTGTTGTTGTCTCAGATGACCACAGGTAAACCTGCAAGAGTAATTTCAGGCTATAAAAAAGGTGACGAAATTAAAGGCGTTGAAATGACCTTTAAAATGGATGTTAAAACCAATAAAGGTCTGATACTCAACAAGAAAAAAGTAGATGTGGATTCTACTGGTGTTGCAATTGAACTTCAATTCAAGGATGTATCCTATTCCTTAAGTGAACAGGGTGCATTTGAGTACATTCGAAGGAGTATGATTGCTAACCCACATGCAAAGGTTACGTTCCGAGATCCTACAGGACAGCTGTTTATATTCCATAGGGCAACTGAAATCATACCACCACTTCCAAAAGAAGTTCTTCCACACCCTAAGGGAGTTACGGCCGATGATTTGATATTCATGGCCAAACACACCGATAAAAGAAGATTTAGAAGTCTTTTAACCAGTTCTTTATCAAGGATGTCCACCAAGAGGGTTAACGAGATCGAAGAAATAACCAAGATCGATCTTAATAAAAGACCTAAAGACATGAAATGGGAAGAAGCAGAACAGATCGTTGAACTTTTCGCCCAGATGGACTTCATGGCACCTCCTACTTCCGGATTGATCCCAATTGGAAAGGAACAAATTGAAAAGGGCATTAGAGAAATTTTAAACCCAGAATTTGTTGCAACAACCACCAGGAAACCTAAAACTTATCGTGGAGGAGTTTCTTTCATTATAGAAGCAGGTATTGCCTACGGAGGAAATTCTGGAAGGGTTGTTGGAGATCAGAAACGATCCGAAATTATGAGGTTTGCAAACAGGGTTCCACTTAGCTTTGATCAGGGAAGTTGTGCTTTGACAGAAGCTTTGAAGAGTATTGATTGGAAACGATACGGAATACGTGATATTGAAAATACACCCATAACTGTTTTTGTTAACATCGTATCTACCAATGTACCATACCTCTCAACAGGTAAGCAGAGTGTTGCGCCAGAGGATGAGATTCTTCATGAGGTCAGACAGGCCACAATGAAAATTGCTAGGAGTCTTCAGAAGTATCTTAATGCAAAGAGGGCAGCTAAGGAAGAGGAAATGCGTTCTAAAATATTTGAAACATATGTTCCAGTGATCCTAAAGGAAGCAGCCATACTGTCTGGAAGAGATGTTCCAGAGTATGAATACATACTTGCAAAGGTTACCAGAAGGCCTAAAATTCTGGATGAAATTGACAAAGAAACGTTACAAGAGTTAACTAATGATGATATGGTAGGCGATAAGGATGACGAGTAGAAAAGAACATGCCTTAAAGAGGAGAGATCTTGCAGTTAACAAACTGACTAGTCTCGGTGACAGGATCATCGATGATGTTGCTAAACAGACTGTTCCAGCAATACGTGTACCATCAAGGGGTACTTCTAACATTGTTTACGATGAAGACAGGCGTTATTATGTACTAGGAGATCGTTACGGGCAGAGATCCCTTGGAAATGTTAAGCAGATCAAAAAAATTGGTCAAATGGTTTACATGGCTAATTTCTGTAAGGGGCTTGTTCAAACAGGTAAAACTGCAACTTTAAGGGAAATGTACTATGTTTCAGAAGGTTGGGACATAGACTTTGGAGACCAGCAGGAATCAAACATTGTAGGTGAAGATTTAGAAGTTACTCTTGGGATCACTCGTGAAGATTTAGGTTTGATGCCAGAAGAGGATGGTGCCTCTGTTTATGGTGATATAACACTCAAAGACGATGATGTTGAAATCAATGCCATGAGAATGGGTAAGTCAGGTTACACCATCTCTCCAACCATTGATGAGGTTGAACTACTAGACCATAATGTGGAAAGGGTCATAGCTGTGGAAACCATGGGTATGTTCCACAGGATGGTTCAGGAGAATGCTTACAAAAAATTCAACACCCTTATTGTGGGACTCAAGGGACAAGCTGCACGTGCAACTAGAAGATTCCTTAAAAGGGTTAATGAAGAGCTTGGACTTCCTGTTTATATTTGTAACGATGGAGATCCATGGGGATTCCATATTGCCATGGTTATCATCTCTGGAAGTGCAAAACTTGCACATGTGAACCATGAACTTGCCACTCCAAACGCCAAGTTCCTCGGAGTTACAGCATCCGACATTGTCAACTACGATCTACCTACAGACCCCCTCAAGGATATAGATGTTCTAAGGCTCAAGGAACTTTACAAGGATCCGAGGTATCGTGATGAGTTCTGGAAGGTTGAAATTAAGAAAATGCTTAAAATAGGGAAAAAAGCAGAACAGCAGTCTTTCTCGAAGTACGGGCTCGAGTATGTTGTTGATACATACATCCCTGAAAAACTTGACGCACTATAAAATTAATGTGTGCTTCAAATTTGGTTGAA is part of the Methanobacterium lacus genome and encodes:
- the cgi121 gene encoding KEOPS complex subunit Cgi121 gives rise to the protein MNNKTSEEIDTKRIQIAGFKSDLTNFKAVMEELKLNYSGCVIQLMDADAVAGVQHVLNSTVHAIKSFSRNENIASDMGLEICVRTSGQRQISQAIKMLGIRNGKMNICAVAMDCKSDIMEDLVNILGLRDDHVLEPDTDKLRSIYKISDTQLKTNPDITKILMEKTALLIIDT
- a CDS encoding (R)-citramalate synthase, coding for MKARIFDTTLRDGEQTPGVSLTPDQKLRIAVKLDNLGVDVIEAGSAITSSGEREGIKSIVSEGLSAEICSFARAMRIDVDAALECGVDSVHLVVPTSDLHIEHKLRKTREEVKATAIDAVEYAVDNGLLVELSAEDATRSDYNYLKQVFNEGIEAGARRICACDTVGMLTPEKAYEFYGGLTQLGVPLSAHCHNDFGLAVANTLSGLRGGASQAHVTVNGIGERAGNASLEEVVVSLYSLYNSKTNINIEMLYETSKTVARMTGIYLQPNKAIVGENAFAHESGIHSDGVIKKAETYEPITPELVGHKRRFVMGKHVGSHIIRKRIKEMGLRVDDARFEQIFQRVKALGDMGKCVTDVDLQAIAEDALGVLAEKPVELEELTIVSGNKVTPTASVKINVDGSEKVEAGVGVGPVDAAIVAIKKSIMDVADIQLEEYHVDAITGGTDALIDVVVKLKNGDNIVTARSTQPDIIMASVEAVLGGVNKIVSDQKIKESEEKDKT
- a CDS encoding TIGR01177 family methyltransferase, coding for MEIVFIISQEHQTLPRAEIEAVLRAEEIPFNFKKQYEGILIVEVANEHEKYMERVGKRLSYTHELCKLLIETDKTSLNTDVGKVDWNGIITNDYVVRARRMDKTDKFDTSKIEIEIGGTINSIVEGSKVNLKDPDCFIRLIYLDEIVLLTQRIVKIDKKHFNNFKPHKRPFFYPGSMSPKLARCMVNLTEIKEDDTVLDPFCGTGGILIEAGILGAKLIGSDLDYKMVQGTKSNLEYCGFKNYKIFREDAKKIHLETRVNAIVTDPPYGISASTGGEDSTNLYSAALKNMDGLLKEKGKICMATPHYMDIKGLIKDTNFEIIEQHHIRMHKSLTRVISLLTKKNLSQKNLI
- a CDS encoding NAD(P)/FAD-dependent oxidoreductase, whose amino-acid sequence is MKKYDIAVVGAGPVGSTFARYVADNGLNVVMVEKKREIGIPLQCAGLLGQKIKEINVLPDEYVLNQVRGAYIHSPSNNMMKVGKENVQAYVIDRVGYDKYLANLAVDSGAELLMNHKVIHSDLNGCIETKETKIQADIIVGADGHSSTLSNNFNEKPRSFMAAQYLIETDIPVFDLENVHLHVDDLISPGFLWTIPLTSSTARIGLFADMNYTELNNVLAKLMATEPMFKNARIIQKYQGYIPKYDPKKKIVDEKTILLGDAASQVKPTTGGGLLIGFECAKIAAECATKAVEMEDISYLKEYENQISKRFRNELRVQIEVQKIFESMNNQDLDEMFTKLKQGNAEELISKYGDMDTQSTLIKEMIKNGLLFSIVPKLLTRRIMGLWK
- a CDS encoding YnfA family protein, with the protein product MEYLKSIFYFVVAGLFEIGGGYLIWLWIREGRGIEFAILGAVILVLYGVIPTLQPANFGRVYAAYGGIFIFMALLWGWQVDKITPDRFEIIGATIALFGVFIIMYWPRS
- a CDS encoding PH domain-containing protein, whose product is MFDRNKRSSIPGERILYKTRPRFVVSLKSAIIKFIIVLILVYFFTTLIKYAAMVQGRVGAFINIPFVEGTTDLIVIVILLLLVWILWNYLSWRSTYYTLTNQRVMLRSGVIRKKSAYMHYNKIQDIVVSQSVIERISYSGDIEVFGGHDNTSIILEDIPNPGEVEDTINRMIDGDEPEFETKAPKKTEEPKITGRSIMEEYDKKFKL
- a CDS encoding UPF0280 family protein — encoded protein: MKAKTIFEERITIGETELKVSSDLMVPELSNYIISLRSQLKGYIMKNPEFLTSFEPLTVKETLDNKLSPDHGHTSEVPLIVNLMSRAGRRADVGPMAAVAGTISQLLMGFMVEKGANFIIIDNGGDISLEINKDVVVGLYAGESSLSGELGFKIKPKQTPMGICTSSGTVGHSISFGRADSVTVFANEASIADALATSIANEAKGTKDEDAVQRSLEHAEEFKKAMRGVMVVVGESAGTLGRIPQLVQTDKKVVLGDLFEV